One window of Erwinia aphidicola genomic DNA carries:
- a CDS encoding virulence factor SrfC family protein, whose product MKSLNKILTAQANKKRDALTQGIEQALEWLEDNRQQAPRLNMEADRLAVKLLRQHNKASVLARNTPINPAIGLFGLAQAGKSYLIGALAASDKGRLECAFGNSVLDYAGQLNPQQHTSNLVLRFSGQQQSSDSSWPVQLTLLSESELVAVLALQYAQRVGDTVTFDESQLGEKMQNVAMYRQPEAVDGINRHQMVALWDALHFSLARNSALESHFWPQAVEQAPFLGVDDRARLFSLLWGEDRQLTALYRQLAHVLHHLSCVGDVLAPLSVLDEPSYSLLNSSGVSQFNATVDLTLQVVPRHGGRSLAPVSVALAELTLLSREVLLPLYSAPREELFSEVDLLDYPGFVSLPVLPDDDQHALALSFLQARRPFLLQRAAVQQDVTHLLVCSASAHRNETRHVGRLLDFWVKQTQGETSVQRSGRKPGLIWAMTPFDQRITHGHNHDAAVQRYVGNPGDAWGAMLAMDEKGVQRMAGYLVNEVRRDSKLERIAACRAEIQRELSENLLGRWYQAAEGEDPAERLRTAETLLKALQTRTGVHGELLERLVPVRDTLRHLFLQRQYQRSERTAADEYSISEDDPFGIGMTIDLLSDEPLTAVQTSYHSAPVVDQEAEFSQNVYRHWINQLRLLPDNGPLLELLGVTKPTLEMLTEELITASVRQEIEAALLRILADSDAAGLPAEQIADRQVSRALSVLGDFVAWLGFQQLPEAQRPDSRINRGQKIFAKPEAQTVNLGPGQRLTRLALKPNNHAAFYIYDWLVGLNEMIVQNAGYAASREISGEERERLAKILSVIRR is encoded by the coding sequence ATGAAATCGTTAAATAAGATCCTCACCGCCCAGGCGAACAAAAAACGTGATGCTCTGACGCAGGGTATTGAGCAGGCGCTGGAGTGGCTGGAGGATAACCGCCAGCAGGCGCCGCGCCTGAATATGGAAGCAGATCGCCTGGCGGTCAAACTGCTGCGCCAGCACAACAAGGCCAGCGTACTGGCCCGCAACACGCCGATCAACCCGGCAATAGGCCTGTTCGGTCTGGCGCAGGCGGGCAAGTCTTATCTGATTGGCGCCCTGGCTGCCAGCGACAAGGGCCGCCTGGAGTGCGCATTTGGCAATAGCGTGCTGGATTATGCCGGCCAGCTTAACCCGCAGCAGCACACCAGTAATCTGGTATTACGCTTCAGCGGTCAGCAGCAGAGCAGCGACAGCAGCTGGCCGGTGCAGCTCACTCTGCTCAGTGAAAGCGAGCTGGTTGCGGTGCTGGCGCTCCAGTATGCGCAGCGCGTGGGTGACACTGTCACCTTTGATGAATCGCAGCTTGGCGAGAAAATGCAGAACGTGGCGATGTACCGCCAGCCGGAAGCGGTTGACGGCATCAACCGTCATCAGATGGTGGCACTGTGGGATGCCCTGCATTTCAGCCTGGCGCGCAACAGCGCGCTGGAGAGCCATTTCTGGCCGCAGGCGGTGGAGCAGGCTCCGTTCCTCGGCGTGGACGACCGCGCCCGCCTGTTCTCCCTGTTGTGGGGCGAGGATCGCCAGCTGACGGCACTGTATCGCCAGCTGGCGCACGTGCTGCACCACCTCTCCTGCGTGGGCGACGTTCTGGCCCCGCTCAGCGTGCTGGACGAACCCTCGTACAGCCTGCTTAACAGCTCCGGCGTCAGCCAGTTTAATGCCACCGTCGATTTGACGCTGCAGGTGGTACCGCGCCACGGTGGCCGTTCTCTGGCCCCGGTCAGCGTGGCGCTGGCAGAACTGACGCTGCTAAGCCGCGAAGTACTGCTGCCGCTCTACAGCGCGCCGCGCGAGGAGCTGTTTAGCGAAGTCGACCTGCTCGATTACCCTGGTTTTGTCAGCCTGCCGGTGCTGCCGGACGACGATCAGCATGCGCTGGCGCTGAGCTTCCTGCAGGCGCGGCGCCCATTCCTGCTGCAGCGTGCGGCGGTACAGCAGGATGTCACTCATCTGCTGGTGTGCAGCGCGTCGGCACACCGTAATGAAACGCGCCACGTTGGCCGCCTGCTCGACTTCTGGGTGAAGCAAACTCAGGGCGAAACCAGCGTGCAGCGCAGCGGCCGCAAGCCTGGGCTGATCTGGGCGATGACGCCGTTTGATCAACGCATTACCCACGGCCACAACCACGATGCGGCAGTGCAGCGCTACGTGGGCAATCCGGGCGATGCCTGGGGTGCCATGCTGGCGATGGATGAAAAAGGCGTGCAGCGTATGGCCGGGTACCTGGTCAATGAAGTGCGTCGTGACAGCAAGCTGGAGCGCATTGCCGCCTGCCGCGCCGAGATCCAGCGCGAGCTGAGTGAAAACCTGCTCGGGCGCTGGTATCAGGCGGCGGAAGGTGAAGATCCGGCCGAGCGCCTGCGCACCGCCGAAACGCTGCTGAAAGCGCTTCAGACCCGCACCGGCGTGCACGGCGAACTGCTGGAGCGCCTGGTGCCGGTGCGCGATACCCTGCGTCACCTGTTCCTGCAGCGCCAGTATCAGCGCAGTGAGCGAACTGCCGCTGACGAGTACAGCATCTCCGAGGACGATCCGTTTGGCATTGGTATGACTATCGATCTGCTGAGCGATGAGCCGCTGACGGCGGTACAGACCAGCTATCACAGCGCGCCGGTGGTGGATCAGGAAGCCGAATTTTCCCAGAACGTCTATCGCCACTGGATCAATCAGCTACGCCTGCTGCCGGATAACGGCCCGCTGCTGGAGCTGCTTGGCGTGACCAAACCGACGCTGGAGATGCTGACCGAAGAGCTGATCACCGCCAGCGTACGCCAGGAGATTGAAGCGGCGCTGCTGCGCATTCTGGCCGACAGCGATGCGGCGGGCCTGCCCGCTGAGCAGATCGCCGATCGTCAGGTGTCGCGTGCGCTGAGCGTGCTGGGTGATTTCGTCGCCTGGCTGGGGTTCCAGCAGTTGCCGGAAGCGCAGCGCCCGGACAGCCGCATCAATCGCGGGCAGAAGATTTTCGCCAAGCCGGAAGCACAGACGGTTAATTTGGGGCCCGGTCAGCGCCTGACGCGTCTGGCGCTGAAGCCAAATAACCACGCCGCGTTTTATATCTACGACTGGCTGGTGGGGCTGAATGAGATGATAGTGCAGAATGCCGGGTATGCGGCATCGCGCGAAATCAGCGGCGAAGAGCGTGAAAGGCTGGCGAAGATTTTGAGCGTGATCCGCCGATAA
- a CDS encoding Vat family streptogramin A O-acetyltransferase, whose protein sequence is MHGPDPSEKHPLPGFPQVCFIKNCVTNPNIIIGDYTYYDDPDDAENFERNVLYHYPFIGDKLVIGKFCALARGVKFIMNGANHKTSGISTFPFFIFGNGWESAAPQPGDLPYKGDTCIGNDVWIGYDCLIMPGVSIGNGAIVSSRSVVVSDVPAYSIVGGNPAQAIRKRFSDEVIAELEALAWWDWPVEKITAHLAGITAGDIAALKG, encoded by the coding sequence ATGCACGGACCCGACCCCAGCGAGAAACATCCACTCCCTGGCTTTCCCCAGGTCTGCTTTATCAAAAATTGCGTGACCAACCCCAATATCATCATCGGCGACTATACCTACTACGACGATCCTGATGACGCGGAGAACTTCGAGCGCAACGTCCTTTATCACTATCCGTTTATCGGCGATAAGCTGGTTATTGGCAAATTCTGTGCGCTGGCTCGCGGCGTGAAGTTCATTATGAACGGCGCTAACCATAAGACCTCTGGTATATCGACCTTTCCCTTTTTTATTTTCGGCAACGGCTGGGAAAGCGCAGCTCCGCAACCCGGCGACCTGCCTTATAAAGGCGATACCTGCATCGGCAACGATGTCTGGATTGGCTATGACTGCCTGATTATGCCGGGCGTGAGCATCGGCAACGGCGCGATCGTCTCTTCACGCTCCGTAGTGGTTTCCGATGTCCCGGCGTACAGCATAGTGGGCGGTAACCCGGCGCAAGCGATCCGCAAACGCTTTAGTGATGAGGTGATTGCCGAACTGGAAGCGCTAGCCTGGTGGGACTGGCCAGTGGAGAAGATTACTGCCCATCTTGCTGGAATTACGGCGGGTGATATTGCAGCGCTTAAAGGTTAG
- a CDS encoding sugar ABC transporter substrate-binding protein — MKHFKKLLLVAALSCSASSLAETIGVSMAYFDQNFLTIIRQAIDKEAKERGIKVQFEDARGDVGRQTDQVQSFISAGVDAIIVDPVNSAGTPVMTRLVTQAKIPLVYVNRTPGDPKLPPGVVFVGSDEKQSGTLQMEQLAKLANYQGKVGIMIGNLTDAGALQRTKDVEQVVAKYPKMKVVQKQTANYSRSEGMDLMLSWLSNGEEIDIVAANNDEMAIGAAMALQQSGIKQNKVLVGGIDATPDGLKALASGKMQVTVFQDAVGQGKASVDVAQRMIKGEKLDSYHWIPFELVTPENMKQYENK, encoded by the coding sequence ATGAAACATTTTAAAAAACTGCTGCTGGTGGCCGCGTTAAGCTGCTCCGCTTCCTCACTGGCCGAAACCATTGGCGTGTCGATGGCCTATTTCGACCAGAACTTTCTTACCATTATCCGCCAGGCGATTGATAAAGAGGCCAAAGAGCGCGGCATCAAGGTGCAGTTTGAGGACGCGCGCGGCGATGTCGGGCGCCAGACCGACCAGGTGCAGAGTTTTATCAGCGCCGGGGTGGATGCGATCATTGTTGATCCGGTCAATTCAGCCGGAACTCCCGTTATGACCCGGCTGGTTACCCAGGCTAAAATCCCGCTGGTCTATGTTAACCGTACGCCGGGCGACCCGAAACTGCCACCGGGCGTGGTGTTTGTCGGCTCCGATGAGAAGCAGTCGGGTACTTTGCAGATGGAACAGCTGGCAAAACTCGCCAACTATCAGGGCAAAGTTGGCATTATGATCGGTAACCTGACCGATGCCGGGGCACTGCAGCGCACCAAAGACGTTGAGCAGGTGGTCGCAAAGTACCCGAAAATGAAAGTTGTGCAGAAGCAGACGGCGAACTATTCACGTAGCGAGGGCATGGACCTGATGCTCAGCTGGCTGAGCAACGGCGAAGAGATTGATATCGTCGCCGCCAACAATGATGAAATGGCGATTGGCGCTGCGATGGCGCTGCAGCAGTCAGGCATTAAACAGAATAAAGTGCTGGTTGGCGGCATTGATGCCACGCCGGATGGTCTGAAAGCGCTGGCCAGCGGCAAGATGCAGGTCACCGTATTTCAGGACGCTGTTGGCCAGGGCAAAGCCTCGGTAGATGTCGCCCAGCGTATGATCAAAGGCGAAAAGCTGGATTCTTACCACTGGATCCCCTTCGAGCTGGTGACGCCGGAAAACATGAAGCAGTACGAGAATAAATAG
- a CDS encoding virulence factor SrfB produces MLATIADFKPNMTLVQNSGIQFLDFALTPDLNNDWPGKFVRQTANGPLLRLNYHAPSAKYLLPQAAGTPAEVVKPEFSFPLAQSLSLLCGQWLPLPFFRFNPPRTFIGGPDNWARVQVVALDKPDASGHTHRIVLAFDTKVWADGEDESLALNENDVKNGVNFALAHRSDELGEFLDHTWIDGWLREVFSDSASTLEQRPQVNIKAALREFEYQAHYLNVLHMLGEQLSVPELKISAATLQEPAIAVDLILDVGNSHTCGIMVEDHVDDHQGLKHTYELQMRNLSHPHALYNELFESRVEFAQASFGKQNFSLESGRDEAFTWPSIVRVGREAGNLALQRLGTEGATGLSSPRRYLWDEESYTPGWRFSRTPGNQQQEPLATALPLTYLINDEGQPLYSIPLDERLPVFSPHYSRSSVMSLMLSELLAQALLQMNSPMQRQKMLHSSAPRQLRNIILTLPSAMPKPEREIFRRRMLEAIALVWKAMGWHPADDDFTRAEDKAKSSVPVPEVQMEWDEATCGQMVYLYNETQVNFGGRAEAFFASMVRPDRARAADEPAGKTLRIASIDIGGGTTDLAITQYRLDDGVGNNVKIMPRLLFREGFKLAGDDILLDVIQLYVLPALQAAFKQAGMVNPEAVMTRLFGHEGRLDGHSTLRQQVTLQLFIPLGQAVLEAYETFDPLDLTAEIDARFGELLAQAPTSKLLDYINREIQRELPGDAAAFDILDVALIVRLSKLHAEFLSPRMNITHSLRSMSEVVAVYDCDVLLLTGRPSRFPGVQALFRHLQPLPVSRIVSLDGYHTNDWYPFNKQGKIENPKSTAAVGAMLCLLSLDLRLANFWFKAGDFQPYSTIRYLGMLDGTGALTADNVWYSDIDLDQQNFNLEVRSRFQVRGALTLGFRQLDNDRWPASPLYTLTIVDSQLARSVAGDKVLRIKLAVSRPFGEFGPERFDIADATLDDGSQVPLEHLRLRLNTLASSGSGMAHYWIDSGSVYKK; encoded by the coding sequence ATGCTGGCGACGATTGCTGATTTCAAACCCAATATGACGCTGGTCCAGAACAGTGGTATCCAGTTCCTCGACTTTGCGCTGACGCCGGACCTGAACAACGACTGGCCGGGTAAATTTGTCCGCCAGACCGCGAATGGCCCGCTGCTGCGCCTGAACTATCACGCGCCCAGCGCCAAGTACCTGCTGCCGCAGGCGGCGGGCACCCCAGCCGAAGTGGTCAAGCCGGAGTTCAGTTTCCCGCTGGCGCAGTCGCTCAGCCTGCTGTGCGGCCAGTGGCTGCCGCTGCCGTTCTTCCGCTTCAACCCGCCGCGCACCTTTATCGGCGGCCCGGATAACTGGGCGCGCGTCCAGGTGGTGGCGCTGGATAAACCGGATGCCAGCGGCCATACCCACCGCATCGTGCTGGCGTTTGACACCAAAGTCTGGGCCGATGGCGAAGATGAGTCGCTGGCGCTGAATGAAAATGATGTGAAGAACGGCGTCAATTTCGCGCTGGCCCACCGCAGCGACGAGCTGGGCGAGTTCCTTGACCACACCTGGATTGACGGCTGGCTGCGCGAAGTATTTAGCGACAGCGCCTCCACCCTTGAACAGCGCCCGCAGGTCAATATTAAAGCCGCCCTGCGCGAGTTTGAGTATCAGGCGCACTATCTCAACGTCCTGCATATGCTCGGCGAGCAGCTGTCAGTGCCGGAGCTGAAAATCAGCGCAGCGACGCTGCAGGAGCCGGCTATTGCCGTGGATCTGATCCTCGACGTCGGTAACTCTCACACCTGCGGCATTATGGTGGAAGATCACGTTGACGATCACCAGGGCCTGAAGCACACCTACGAACTACAGATGCGTAATCTCAGCCATCCCCATGCGCTGTATAACGAACTGTTTGAAAGCCGCGTCGAGTTCGCCCAGGCCAGCTTCGGCAAGCAGAATTTCTCGCTGGAAAGCGGCCGCGATGAGGCGTTTACCTGGCCTTCGATCGTCCGCGTCGGGCGCGAAGCCGGCAATCTGGCGCTGCAGCGCCTCGGCACCGAGGGTGCTACCGGGCTCTCCAGCCCGCGCCGCTACCTGTGGGATGAAGAGAGCTACACGCCGGGCTGGCGCTTCAGCCGTACCCCGGGCAATCAGCAGCAGGAACCGCTGGCGACCGCGCTGCCGCTGACCTACCTGATTAATGATGAAGGCCAGCCGCTGTACAGCATACCGCTGGATGAGCGCCTGCCGGTGTTCTCCCCGCACTACAGCCGCAGCTCGGTGATGAGCCTGATGCTGTCCGAGCTTCTGGCGCAGGCGCTGTTGCAGATGAACAGCCCGATGCAGCGCCAGAAAATGCTGCACAGCAGCGCCCCGCGCCAGCTGCGTAATATCATTCTCACCCTGCCTTCCGCCATGCCGAAGCCGGAGCGTGAGATCTTCCGCCGCCGCATGCTGGAGGCCATTGCGCTGGTGTGGAAAGCCATGGGCTGGCACCCGGCGGATGACGATTTCACCCGCGCCGAGGATAAAGCCAAAAGCAGCGTGCCGGTGCCGGAGGTGCAGATGGAGTGGGATGAAGCCACCTGCGGCCAGATGGTTTATCTCTATAACGAAACCCAGGTCAACTTTGGTGGCCGTGCTGAAGCCTTCTTCGCCAGCATGGTACGCCCCGACCGCGCCCGTGCTGCCGATGAACCGGCGGGCAAGACGCTGCGCATCGCCTCCATCGACATTGGCGGCGGCACCACCGACCTGGCAATTACTCAATATCGCCTCGATGACGGCGTAGGGAATAACGTAAAAATTATGCCGCGCCTGCTGTTCCGCGAGGGCTTTAAGCTGGCGGGCGACGATATCCTGCTCGACGTCATTCAGCTGTACGTACTGCCCGCGCTGCAGGCGGCCTTTAAGCAGGCTGGCATGGTCAACCCTGAAGCGGTCATGACGCGCCTGTTCGGTCATGAAGGCCGCCTTGACGGGCACTCAACCCTGCGCCAGCAGGTGACGCTGCAGCTGTTTATCCCGCTGGGCCAGGCGGTGCTGGAAGCCTATGAAACCTTCGACCCGCTTGACCTGACGGCAGAGATTGATGCCCGCTTTGGTGAGCTGCTGGCGCAGGCGCCGACCAGCAAACTGCTGGACTATATTAACCGCGAGATCCAGCGCGAGCTGCCGGGCGATGCGGCTGCCTTCGATATTCTCGATGTGGCGCTGATTGTGCGCCTCAGCAAGCTGCACGCTGAGTTCCTCTCGCCGCGCATGAACATTACCCACAGCCTGCGCTCAATGTCGGAAGTGGTGGCGGTATACGACTGCGATGTGCTGCTGCTGACCGGCCGCCCTTCACGCTTCCCCGGCGTGCAGGCGCTGTTCCGCCACCTGCAACCGCTGCCGGTGAGCCGCATTGTTTCACTGGACGGCTATCACACCAATGACTGGTATCCGTTCAACAAGCAGGGAAAAATCGAGAACCCGAAATCTACCGCCGCGGTCGGCGCGATGCTGTGCCTGCTGTCGCTGGACCTGCGCCTGGCGAACTTCTGGTTCAAGGCCGGGGACTTCCAGCCGTACTCGACCATTCGCTATCTCGGGATGCTCGACGGCACCGGCGCGCTGACGGCGGATAACGTCTGGTACAGCGATATTGACCTCGACCAGCAGAACTTTAATCTGGAAGTGCGTAGCCGATTCCAGGTGCGCGGCGCGTTAACCTTAGGGTTCCGCCAGCTGGACAATGACCGCTGGCCTGCGTCACCGCTGTATACCCTGACGATTGTCGATTCGCAGCTGGCGCGCAGCGTAGCCGGGGATAAAGTGCTGCGCATTAAGCTGGCGGTCAGCCGCCCGTTTGGCGAGTTCGGACCGGAGCGTTTTGATATTGCCGATGCGACGCTTGATGACGGCAGCCAGGTGCCGCTTGAACATCTGCGTCTGCGCCTCAACACCCTTGCCAGCAGCGGATCGGGCATGGCGCATTACTGGATTGACAGCGGGAGCGTCTACAAGAAATGA
- a CDS encoding ribonuclease domain-containing protein, producing the protein MNKKLLIAAIFAIAAAAAGLHHPAKPPTSSTQSTPTARQGANDISTLTAQQRVADYLQQHQRLPDYYLRKGEARKLGWDPSKGNLCNVLPGRAIGGDRFSNREGGLPDKAGRRWFEADVNYQCGRRGSDRMLYSSDGLIYVTSDHYRHFQQVN; encoded by the coding sequence ATGAACAAAAAACTTCTTATTGCCGCGATCTTCGCGATTGCCGCCGCGGCGGCCGGGCTGCATCATCCGGCGAAACCGCCGACTTCATCAACACAATCCACTCCGACTGCGCGTCAGGGTGCCAACGATATCAGTACGCTTACCGCTCAGCAGCGAGTGGCGGACTATCTGCAACAGCATCAGCGGCTGCCGGACTACTACCTGCGCAAAGGTGAGGCGCGTAAACTGGGCTGGGACCCGTCAAAAGGTAACCTGTGCAACGTGCTGCCGGGGCGGGCCATCGGTGGCGATCGCTTCAGCAACCGCGAAGGGGGGCTGCCAGATAAAGCAGGGCGCCGCTGGTTCGAAGCCGACGTCAATTATCAGTGCGGGCGGCGCGGCAGCGATCGCATGCTCTACTCGAGCGATGGCCTGATTTACGTGACGAGCGACCATTACCGCCATTTTCAGCAGGTAAATTAA
- a CDS encoding barstar family protein translates to MQLVSFDLQQVEDRADFYRQFAARFALSEFGSNLDALWDVLTAGVALPLRITLRHLHRHPQQAELQGIIEVMQEAEQETGGAFSVRVY, encoded by the coding sequence ATGCAACTGGTGAGTTTTGACTTACAGCAGGTGGAAGATCGCGCCGACTTTTATCGTCAGTTCGCCGCCCGATTTGCGTTGAGCGAGTTCGGCAGTAATCTCGATGCCTTATGGGATGTGCTGACCGCTGGCGTGGCGCTGCCGTTGAGGATCACTCTGCGGCATCTGCACAGGCATCCTCAGCAGGCGGAACTGCAGGGCATCATTGAGGTGATGCAGGAAGCCGAACAGGAAACGGGCGGCGCATTTAGCGTACGGGTTTATTGA
- a CDS encoding SrfA family protein — protein MAKIFLRSGNLDAVLALGENGQPVYLSALQLRETLRLRKQSALADCLAIPQPNDAGDRLDWYSPVNGKVSSWAAASNSARKAALNDLLACQSTLAEISDRAQQSDKPSQKLFGALLSKALQFPDQNYVYLVGGKPVITFWGFVSLDKKSRQDAFDCLRAVEDDEPQLGLSRLAPVAAAPAPAAATVSPVIAPLITPEPAAAPRVMPTIPPLEIIDEPEAIAPEPAPAVPATPAAKPPMKAWLRYSWVVPAVVLLIAFGVQLKSCSDKAPEEVKAPEPAAQPEPAAPQAANAPAAPVAPAAAPTLPLAPAIIAPAAVTPAAAPAAATAAEPAVEAVADARPVAKDDLVLPADAVKIGSTKFLNGNWRVLVQKNLPTGTPPMLKYQLKNGKGTARITQGDGVSCKVEVFAGLMSSGNLVINSRTKARCSDGSRYQMPELVCKQGLSGPAECSGSYNADTVLPMTMKRESK, from the coding sequence GTGGCAAAAATCTTCTTACGCAGTGGCAATCTTGATGCTGTGCTCGCTCTGGGGGAGAACGGGCAACCGGTCTATCTCTCCGCTCTGCAACTGCGCGAAACCCTGCGCCTGAGAAAACAGTCTGCGCTGGCCGACTGCCTGGCGATCCCGCAGCCTAACGACGCGGGCGACCGCCTGGACTGGTACTCGCCGGTGAATGGCAAAGTCAGTTCGTGGGCCGCCGCCAGCAACAGCGCACGCAAGGCAGCGCTGAATGACCTGCTCGCCTGCCAGAGCACGCTGGCAGAGATTAGCGACCGCGCCCAGCAGTCCGATAAGCCGAGCCAGAAGCTGTTCGGCGCCCTGCTGAGCAAGGCGTTACAGTTCCCCGACCAGAACTATGTCTACCTGGTGGGCGGCAAGCCGGTGATCACCTTCTGGGGCTTTGTCAGCCTGGATAAAAAATCCCGCCAGGACGCTTTCGACTGCCTGCGCGCAGTGGAAGATGATGAGCCGCAGCTCGGCCTGTCGCGCCTTGCGCCCGTCGCGGCAGCCCCTGCACCCGCTGCGGCTACGGTCTCGCCGGTGATTGCTCCGCTGATTACCCCTGAACCCGCCGCCGCGCCGCGAGTGATGCCCACTATTCCGCCGTTGGAAATTATTGACGAGCCGGAGGCAATCGCACCTGAGCCGGCCCCGGCGGTCCCCGCTACGCCTGCGGCAAAACCACCGATGAAAGCCTGGCTGCGCTACAGCTGGGTTGTTCCGGCCGTGGTGCTGCTGATTGCCTTTGGCGTGCAGCTGAAAAGCTGTAGCGATAAAGCGCCTGAAGAGGTGAAAGCGCCTGAACCCGCCGCACAGCCCGAGCCTGCCGCACCGCAAGCTGCGAATGCGCCAGCCGCACCGGTCGCTCCGGCTGCTGCACCTACTCTGCCACTGGCACCGGCGATTATCGCCCCGGCTGCCGTTACACCCGCTGCGGCCCCGGCAGCAGCGACCGCGGCTGAACCGGCGGTGGAAGCTGTCGCAGACGCGCGCCCGGTGGCGAAAGACGATCTGGTGCTGCCTGCCGATGCGGTCAAAATTGGCTCGACCAAATTCCTTAACGGTAACTGGCGCGTACTGGTGCAGAAAAATCTGCCGACCGGCACCCCGCCGATGCTGAAATATCAGCTGAAAAATGGCAAAGGGACGGCGCGGATCACCCAGGGCGACGGCGTTAGCTGTAAGGTCGAGGTATTCGCCGGGCTGATGTCCTCCGGCAACCTGGTGATTAACAGCCGCACGAAAGCGCGATGCAGCGATGGTTCGCGCTATCAGATGCCGGAACTGGTGTGTAAACAGGGCCTGAGCGGGCCTGCCGAGTGCAGCGGCAGCTACAATGCCGACACGGTGCTGCCGATGACCATGAAGCGTGAGAGTAAATAA